A genomic region of Micromonospora sp. NBC_01796 contains the following coding sequences:
- a CDS encoding DEAD/DEAH box helicase → MTLTDQLPGSPDPDLLFDAFANWAKDQGLTLYPHQEEALIEIVSGANVILSTPTGSGKSLVATGAHFAALAGDRVSFYTAPIKALVSEKFFALCDVFGAENVGMLTGDASVNEDAPIICCTAEILANIALRDGDQADVGLVIMDEFHFYAEPDRGWAWQVPLIELPQAQFVLMSATLGDVSRFTDDLSRRTGRDTAVVKNAERPVPLLFSYVTTPMHETLEELLTTHQAPVYVVHFTQAAALERAQALMSINISTRAEKDAIAEAIGNFRFTAGFGRTLSRLVRHGIGVHHAGMLPKYRRLVETLAQAGLLKVICGTDTLGVGINVPIRTVLFTALSKYDGVRTRLLKAREFHQIAGRAGRAGFDTMGRVVVQAPEHVIENEKALAKAGDDPKKRRKVVRKKPPEGSIGWGQPTYERLIDAEPETLTSSFHVSHSMLLNVISRPGDAFAAMRHLLTDNHEDKAAQRKHIHRAIAIYRALLAGGVVEQLDEPDASGRRVRLTVDLQFDFALNQPLSPFALAAIELLDTESPTYPLDALSVIEATLDDPRQILSAQQFKARGEAVQQMKADGIEYEARMELLNDVTHPKPLAELLDAAYEMYRQGHPWVADYELAPKSVVRDMYERAMTFVEYVAFYGLSRSEGLVLRYLADAYKAVKQTVPEDAKTEELIDLIEWLGELVRQVDSSLIDEWERLRNPTEEGVEAVVDLRPPAVTGNLRAFRVLVRNAMFRRVELAALRRYDELGELDNEAGWTGDDWADALEPYFEAYDEIGTGPAARGPALLLLDQQRDKWTVRQIFDDPNGDHDWGISAEVDLAASDEAGAAVVRVTEVGQL, encoded by the coding sequence ATGACGCTCACCGATCAGCTGCCGGGCAGCCCCGACCCAGACCTGCTCTTCGACGCCTTCGCCAACTGGGCCAAGGATCAGGGGCTCACCCTCTACCCCCACCAGGAAGAGGCGCTGATCGAGATCGTCTCGGGCGCCAACGTCATCCTGAGCACCCCGACCGGCTCCGGTAAGAGCCTGGTGGCGACCGGTGCCCACTTCGCCGCGCTCGCCGGCGACCGGGTCAGCTTCTACACCGCTCCGATCAAGGCGCTGGTGTCGGAGAAGTTCTTCGCGCTCTGCGACGTTTTCGGCGCGGAGAACGTCGGCATGCTCACCGGCGACGCCAGCGTGAACGAGGACGCCCCGATCATCTGCTGCACCGCGGAGATCCTGGCCAACATCGCCCTGCGCGACGGCGACCAGGCCGACGTCGGCTTGGTGATCATGGACGAGTTCCACTTCTACGCCGAGCCGGACCGGGGCTGGGCCTGGCAGGTGCCGCTGATCGAGCTGCCCCAGGCGCAGTTCGTGCTGATGTCGGCCACGCTGGGCGATGTCAGCCGGTTCACCGACGACCTGAGCCGGCGTACCGGGCGGGACACCGCCGTGGTCAAGAACGCCGAGCGGCCGGTGCCACTGCTGTTCTCGTACGTCACCACGCCGATGCACGAGACGCTCGAAGAGCTGCTCACCACCCACCAGGCGCCGGTCTACGTCGTGCACTTCACCCAGGCGGCGGCCCTGGAACGGGCCCAGGCGCTGATGAGCATCAACATCTCCACCCGGGCCGAGAAGGACGCCATCGCCGAGGCGATCGGCAACTTCCGGTTCACCGCCGGCTTCGGCCGTACGCTGTCCCGGCTGGTCCGGCACGGGATCGGCGTACACCACGCGGGCATGCTGCCGAAGTACCGCCGGCTGGTGGAGACCCTGGCCCAGGCCGGCCTCCTCAAGGTCATCTGCGGTACGGACACCCTCGGCGTCGGCATCAACGTGCCGATCCGGACCGTGCTGTTCACCGCCCTGTCGAAGTACGACGGCGTACGCACCCGGCTGCTCAAGGCGCGCGAGTTCCACCAGATCGCCGGGCGGGCCGGACGGGCCGGTTTCGACACCATGGGCCGGGTGGTGGTGCAGGCCCCCGAGCACGTGATCGAGAACGAGAAGGCGCTCGCCAAGGCGGGCGACGATCCGAAGAAGCGGCGCAAGGTGGTACGGAAGAAGCCGCCGGAGGGCTCGATCGGGTGGGGCCAGCCGACGTACGAGCGGCTGATCGACGCCGAGCCGGAGACCCTCACCTCCAGCTTCCACGTCAGCCACTCGATGCTGCTCAACGTGATCAGCCGGCCGGGCGACGCGTTCGCCGCGATGCGGCACCTGCTCACCGACAACCACGAGGACAAGGCCGCCCAGCGCAAGCACATCCACCGGGCGATCGCGATCTACCGGGCGCTGCTCGCCGGTGGGGTGGTCGAGCAGCTCGACGAGCCGGACGCGTCCGGTCGCCGGGTACGCCTCACCGTCGACCTCCAGTTCGACTTCGCGCTCAACCAGCCGCTCTCGCCGTTCGCGCTGGCCGCGATCGAGCTGCTGGACACCGAGTCGCCGACGTACCCGCTCGACGCCCTGTCGGTCATCGAGGCGACCCTGGACGACCCGCGCCAGATCCTCTCCGCGCAGCAGTTCAAGGCGCGCGGCGAGGCGGTCCAGCAGATGAAGGCCGACGGGATCGAGTACGAGGCCCGGATGGAGCTGCTCAACGACGTCACCCATCCGAAGCCGCTGGCCGAGCTGCTCGACGCCGCGTACGAGATGTACCGGCAGGGCCACCCGTGGGTCGCGGACTACGAGCTGGCCCCGAAGTCCGTGGTCCGGGACATGTACGAGCGCGCGATGACCTTCGTCGAGTACGTCGCCTTCTACGGGCTGTCCCGCTCCGAGGGACTGGTGCTGCGCTACCTGGCCGACGCGTACAAGGCGGTCAAGCAGACCGTGCCCGAGGACGCCAAGACCGAGGAGCTGATCGACCTCATCGAGTGGCTGGGTGAGCTGGTCCGCCAGGTCGACTCCAGCCTGATCGACGAGTGGGAGCGGCTGCGCAACCCGACCGAGGAGGGCGTGGAGGCGGTGGTCGACCTGCGCCCGCCGGCCGTCACCGGCAACCTGCGCGCGTTCCGGGTGCTGGTGCGCAACGCGATGTTCCGCCGGGTCGAACTGGCCGCCCTGCGCCGCTACGACGAGCTGGGCGAGTTGGACAACGAGGCGGGTTGGACCGGGGACGACTGGGCCGACGCGCTGGAGCCCTACTTCGAGGCGTACGACGAGATCGGCACCGGTCCGGCCGCGCGCGGTCCGGCGTTGCTCCTGCTCGACCAGCAGCGGGACAAGTGGACGGTCCGGCAGATCTTCGACGACCCGAACGGCGACCACGACTGGGGTATCAGCGCGGAGGTCGACCTGGCCGCGTCCGACGAGGCCGGCGCGGCGGTGGTCCGGGTGACCGAGGTCGGCCAGCTCTGA
- a CDS encoding phosphotransferase family protein, giving the protein MTRVFLQPDDLRDLVMDQFGTDRRLAALERLTGGSKKGVYRLRLDDQATVILYVWAAGENYWPPARAVPDDPFTDASGAELFAANYAALTAADVRTPRLLMLDRDGRYHPADLALVEDVGGVTLEALMAQDPAAAATPLSTLGDALRRMHTTRGSQYGKLAAIARGEALQARSTEDIIQDRALGHLDAAAARDVRLADARERITDHVRHLRGAVTAREEYGLIHGELGPDHVLVTPSGEPAMVDIEGLTFFDVEWEHAWLRMRFGDAYSALHPVELDPNRLEFYRYAQVLSLIDGPLRIADTDFPDRRWMLDLAEWNIAKALAAI; this is encoded by the coding sequence ATGACACGGGTATTCCTACAACCTGACGATTTGCGCGACTTGGTGATGGACCAGTTCGGCACAGACCGCAGACTCGCCGCCCTGGAGCGGCTGACCGGTGGCAGCAAAAAGGGCGTCTACCGGCTCAGGCTGGACGACCAGGCGACAGTGATTCTCTATGTTTGGGCGGCCGGCGAGAACTACTGGCCCCCGGCGCGGGCTGTCCCCGACGATCCATTCACCGACGCGTCGGGCGCCGAATTGTTCGCCGCCAACTACGCAGCCCTCACGGCCGCGGACGTGCGGACGCCACGGCTGCTGATGCTCGACCGCGACGGCCGCTACCACCCGGCCGACCTTGCACTGGTGGAGGATGTCGGTGGGGTGACGCTCGAGGCTCTCATGGCACAAGATCCAGCCGCAGCCGCGACGCCACTGTCCACGCTTGGTGACGCCCTGCGCCGCATGCACACCACACGCGGCTCCCAATACGGCAAACTCGCCGCCATTGCTCGCGGGGAGGCACTCCAGGCCCGCAGCACCGAGGACATCATCCAGGACCGAGCGCTCGGTCACCTCGACGCGGCGGCAGCCCGCGACGTCCGGCTCGCCGACGCCCGCGAACGAATCACCGACCATGTCCGGCACCTGCGCGGCGCTGTCACCGCCCGCGAGGAATACGGGCTGATACACGGCGAACTCGGACCCGACCACGTGCTCGTCACGCCCTCCGGTGAACCCGCCATGGTCGACATCGAGGGGCTGACGTTCTTCGACGTGGAGTGGGAGCACGCCTGGCTGCGTATGCGCTTCGGTGACGCGTACTCCGCGCTGCACCCAGTCGAACTCGACCCCAACCGGCTGGAGTTCTACCGATATGCCCAGGTCCTGTCTCTGATCGATGGCCCCCTTCGGATCGCCGACACCGACTTCCCGGACCGCCGGTGGATGCTGGACTTGGCCGAGTGGAACATCGCCAAGGCCCTGGCCGCGATCTGA
- a CDS encoding class I SAM-dependent DNA methyltransferase translates to MTETGSLVEDDNPSLARSGNLDSWLANTRTSYDTVAESYADFVREALDKEAYLRAALALFADLVHAAGGGPVADVGCGPGQITAHLQKLGVDAFGIDLSPAMIDIARRDHPDLRFEVGSMTDLDLADASTAALLAFWSLIHVPDDAIPTVLGHFHRVLRPGGPLLLGFHVGDESVLRTEGYGGHPMNVYFHRRQPDRVAAWLHEAGFTVQAKLLIGLDQGVPGAVLFAHRQP, encoded by the coding sequence ATGACGGAAACCGGGAGCCTGGTGGAAGACGACAACCCATCCCTGGCGCGGAGCGGGAACCTGGACAGCTGGTTGGCGAACACCCGGACCTCCTACGACACGGTCGCCGAGAGCTATGCCGACTTCGTGCGCGAGGCCCTGGACAAGGAGGCCTATCTACGTGCGGCGCTGGCGTTGTTCGCCGACCTGGTCCACGCCGCAGGCGGCGGCCCGGTCGCGGACGTGGGCTGCGGACCGGGACAGATCACCGCCCACCTGCAAAAGCTGGGGGTCGACGCCTTCGGGATCGATCTGTCACCCGCGATGATCGACATTGCTCGGCGAGACCACCCTGACCTGCGGTTCGAGGTAGGCTCGATGACCGACCTCGACCTCGCTGACGCCTCGACCGCCGCCCTGCTCGCCTTCTGGTCGCTGATCCACGTCCCCGACGACGCGATCCCCACGGTTCTCGGCCACTTTCACCGGGTGTTGCGTCCGGGCGGACCGCTGCTGCTCGGCTTCCACGTCGGCGACGAGTCGGTGCTCAGGACTGAGGGCTATGGCGGCCACCCGATGAACGTCTACTTTCACCGCCGCCAGCCCGACCGGGTGGCAGCCTGGCTGCACGAGGCCGGGTTCACGGTCCAGGCCAAGTTGCTGATCGGACTCGACCAGGGCGTTCCGGGCGCGGTCCTCTTCGCGCACCGCCAGCCCTAG
- a CDS encoding ABC transporter substrate-binding protein, which translates to MRRPAATLAAVVALGVGLTGCAKSDPVAGATEAQTHQVVHAMGTTEVPVHPQRVVVLDSDKIDSALSLGIVPVGTAIASESDGLPTYLGDKVASIKLVGLTTEPDLEAITALKPDLIMGSKFRQEKFYDELSAIAPTVFTDKVGITWKENFLLDGQALGKEQEAKDLMAGYEKRAKEVGTKIGDPAAKKISIVRFRATEIRVYGPDSFSGIVLRDVGLGRTERQLLANKEDKRFDSVSPERISEVDGDVIFVCAFGEKAVVRQTEVTGGNLWRNLSAVKAGKAYTVSDETWMTGIGVTAAGKILDDLEKYLITA; encoded by the coding sequence ATGCGCCGTCCCGCCGCCACCCTTGCCGCGGTCGTCGCCCTCGGTGTCGGCCTGACCGGATGCGCCAAGAGCGACCCGGTGGCCGGCGCGACCGAGGCGCAGACGCACCAGGTTGTGCACGCGATGGGCACCACCGAGGTCCCGGTCCACCCCCAGCGGGTCGTGGTGCTCGACAGCGACAAGATCGACAGTGCGCTGTCGCTCGGCATCGTCCCGGTCGGCACCGCCATCGCCAGTGAGTCTGACGGGCTCCCCACCTACCTCGGTGACAAGGTCGCCTCGATCAAGCTCGTCGGCCTGACCACCGAGCCCGACCTCGAAGCGATCACCGCGCTCAAGCCCGACCTGATCATGGGCAGCAAGTTCCGCCAGGAGAAGTTCTACGACGAACTCAGCGCGATCGCACCGACCGTCTTCACCGACAAGGTCGGCATCACCTGGAAGGAGAACTTCCTCCTCGACGGTCAGGCACTCGGCAAGGAGCAGGAAGCCAAGGACCTGATGGCCGGCTACGAGAAGCGGGCCAAGGAGGTCGGCACCAAGATCGGCGACCCGGCCGCGAAGAAGATCTCCATCGTCCGGTTCCGGGCCACCGAGATCCGGGTGTACGGACCCGACTCCTTCTCCGGCATCGTCCTGCGTGACGTCGGCCTCGGCCGTACCGAGCGGCAGTTGCTGGCGAACAAGGAGGACAAGCGGTTCGACTCGGTCAGCCCGGAGCGGATCAGCGAGGTCGACGGCGACGTCATCTTCGTCTGCGCGTTCGGCGAGAAGGCCGTCGTGCGGCAGACCGAGGTGACCGGCGGCAACCTGTGGCGCAACCTCTCCGCGGTGAAGGCGGGCAAGGCGTACACCGTCTCCGACGAGACCTGGATGACCGGCATCGGCGTCACCGCCGCCGGCAAGATCCTCGACGACCTGGAAAAGTACCTCATCACCGCCTGA
- a CDS encoding ABC transporter ATP-binding protein — MLSTRELVAGYDERTVLDRLDLDLPAGAFTVIVGPNACGKSTLLRTMARLLTPRAGTVLLDGTAIRELPTREVARRLGVLPQSPLVPEGVTVADLVGRGRQPHQSWWRQWSPQDAEAVREAMTLAAVDTLADRAVDTLSGGQRQRVWIAMTLAQQTDALLLDEPTTFLDLAHQVEILDLLHRLRAERGRTVVAVLHDLNQAARYADHLVAMRAGEVVAAGPPRDILTADLVRDVFGLECVVVPCPVSGAPLVVPALTTPSPASTATAVSA; from the coding sequence ATGCTGTCCACCCGTGAACTCGTTGCCGGATACGACGAGCGGACCGTGCTCGACCGGCTCGACCTCGACCTGCCGGCCGGCGCCTTCACCGTCATCGTCGGCCCCAACGCCTGCGGCAAGTCCACCCTGTTGCGCACCATGGCCCGGCTGCTCACCCCGCGCGCCGGCACCGTCCTGCTGGACGGCACGGCCATCCGGGAACTGCCCACCCGCGAGGTGGCCCGGCGGCTCGGCGTACTGCCGCAGAGCCCGCTGGTCCCCGAGGGGGTGACCGTCGCCGACCTGGTCGGACGGGGCAGGCAACCGCACCAGAGCTGGTGGCGGCAGTGGTCACCGCAGGACGCCGAGGCCGTACGCGAGGCGATGACGCTCGCCGCCGTCGACACGCTGGCCGACCGCGCGGTGGACACCCTCTCCGGTGGTCAGCGGCAGCGGGTCTGGATCGCGATGACCCTGGCCCAGCAGACCGACGCGCTCCTGCTCGACGAGCCGACCACCTTCCTCGACCTGGCGCACCAGGTGGAGATCCTGGACCTGCTGCACCGCCTGCGGGCCGAGCGCGGCCGGACCGTGGTCGCCGTCCTGCACGACCTCAACCAGGCGGCCAGGTACGCCGACCACCTGGTCGCCATGCGCGCGGGTGAGGTGGTCGCCGCCGGACCGCCCCGGGACATCCTCACCGCCGACCTGGTCCGGGACGTCTTCGGGCTCGAATGTGTCGTCGTGCCCTGCCCGGTGAGCGGCGCGCCGCTGGTCGTACCCGCGCTCACCACCCCGTCACCGGCGAGTACGGCAACCGCCGTGTCCGCCTGA
- a CDS encoding FecCD family ABC transporter permease has protein sequence MSASTELLPGRSLLRLGRVNVLVRRRSILVAVVLVLLLAGAMVLSLSLGTPYVAPVDVLHSLGNLGDPNGTGTPYDVVVNRLRLPRVVLAVAVGAAFGIAGTLIQSVARNPLASPDIIGITQGAGLVATVALTTGASAAILAPSALAGGLIAAAAVFALGARHGLAAQRFVLAGVAVAMALRAVTEVVMISADPIDGQRAQIWLVGTLAGKGWTEATWIAVTLVLLLPVLFWAGWALHTSALDDDTARGLGLRPTARRIGLAGVGVLVAAMVTAQVGAVDFVALVAPQVARRLARTERPPLVCAALVGALLVVLADLAGRRLFAPTQLPAGVLTAAIGGPYLLFLLVRGRRRNS, from the coding sequence GTGAGCGCCTCCACCGAACTGCTGCCCGGCCGTTCCCTGCTGCGCCTCGGGCGGGTCAACGTGCTCGTCCGGCGCCGGTCGATCCTGGTCGCGGTGGTGCTCGTACTCCTGCTCGCCGGGGCCATGGTGCTGAGCCTGTCGCTCGGCACCCCGTACGTCGCACCGGTCGACGTACTGCACTCGCTGGGCAACCTCGGCGACCCGAACGGCACCGGCACCCCGTACGACGTGGTCGTGAACCGGCTCAGGCTGCCCCGGGTGGTGCTCGCGGTGGCCGTCGGCGCGGCCTTCGGCATCGCCGGCACCCTGATCCAGAGCGTCGCCCGCAACCCGCTCGCCAGCCCCGACATCATCGGCATCACCCAGGGCGCCGGCCTGGTCGCCACCGTCGCGCTGACCACCGGCGCCTCCGCCGCGATCCTCGCCCCGAGCGCGCTCGCCGGTGGCCTGATCGCAGCCGCGGCGGTGTTCGCCCTCGGCGCCCGGCACGGCCTGGCCGCCCAGCGTTTTGTCCTCGCCGGTGTCGCGGTCGCGATGGCGCTGCGCGCCGTCACCGAGGTCGTCATGATCTCCGCCGACCCGATCGACGGGCAACGGGCCCAGATCTGGCTCGTCGGCACCCTTGCCGGCAAGGGCTGGACCGAGGCGACCTGGATCGCGGTCACCCTCGTTCTGCTGCTGCCGGTGCTGTTCTGGGCCGGTTGGGCGCTGCACACCAGCGCACTCGACGACGACACCGCACGGGGACTCGGGCTGCGCCCGACCGCCCGGCGGATCGGCCTGGCCGGCGTCGGCGTACTCGTCGCCGCGATGGTCACCGCGCAGGTCGGCGCGGTCGACTTCGTCGCCCTCGTCGCACCCCAGGTGGCCCGGCGGCTGGCCCGCACCGAACGGCCCCCACTGGTCTGCGCCGCGCTGGTCGGGGCCCTGCTGGTGGTGCTCGCCGACCTCGCCGGGCGGCGCCTGTTCGCGCCGACGCAACTGCCCGCCGGGGTACTCACCGCGGCCATCGGCGGGCCGTACCTGCTGTTCCTGCTCGTGCGCGGACGCCGGAGGAATTCGTGA
- a CDS encoding FecCD family ABC transporter permease, giving the protein MHDVAERPRVAVTPTRRSGRSRITVVLGALILLGLLVLASLALGSKPLAPAEVWHALVAPDGGEASSIVHDLRIPRTVLGLAVGAALAVAGVLLQALTRNPLAEPRILGISAGASLGVVTAISVFGVGTLNGYVWFGIVGALLAGLLVFGVASRTRDGANPVTLALVGAALDASLGAVTIGLLTIDARTFEEYRFWVVGGLGGRGVDVAAQVAPFVIAGLLLAAMVTRGLDALALGDDVARGLGNRVGLIRIGGGAAAVLLTGAGVAAAGPIAFVGLAVPHLARALVGVDQRWTLAVSVLLGPALLLAADIIGRLIAPPGEVPAGIVTALIGAPLLALLVRRARVVTA; this is encoded by the coding sequence GTGCATGACGTCGCGGAACGACCGCGGGTGGCGGTGACGCCGACCCGTCGGTCCGGGCGCAGCCGGATCACGGTCGTCCTCGGAGCGCTGATCCTGCTCGGCCTGCTGGTCCTGGCGAGCCTGGCGCTGGGCAGCAAGCCGCTCGCGCCGGCCGAGGTCTGGCACGCGCTGGTCGCCCCGGACGGGGGAGAGGCCAGCAGCATCGTGCACGACCTGCGCATCCCCCGTACGGTGCTCGGGCTGGCCGTCGGCGCGGCCCTCGCCGTCGCCGGGGTGCTGCTCCAGGCCCTCACCCGCAACCCGCTCGCCGAGCCGCGCATCCTCGGCATCAGCGCGGGCGCGTCGCTCGGCGTGGTCACCGCCATCTCCGTGTTCGGCGTCGGCACCCTCAACGGGTACGTCTGGTTCGGCATCGTCGGGGCGCTCCTCGCCGGGCTGCTCGTCTTCGGCGTCGCCAGCCGTACCCGCGACGGTGCGAACCCGGTCACGCTCGCCCTGGTCGGCGCCGCCCTCGACGCCAGCCTCGGGGCGGTCACCATCGGCCTGCTCACCATCGACGCCCGCACCTTCGAGGAGTACCGGTTCTGGGTCGTCGGCGGGCTCGGCGGTCGCGGGGTCGACGTTGCCGCCCAGGTCGCCCCGTTTGTCATCGCCGGCCTGCTGCTCGCCGCGATGGTCACCCGAGGGCTCGACGCACTCGCCCTCGGCGACGACGTCGCCCGTGGCCTGGGCAACCGGGTTGGACTGATCCGGATCGGCGGCGGAGCCGCGGCCGTGCTGCTCACCGGCGCCGGAGTCGCCGCCGCCGGGCCGATCGCCTTCGTCGGCCTCGCGGTGCCGCACCTTGCCCGCGCGCTGGTCGGCGTCGACCAGCGCTGGACCCTCGCCGTCTCGGTGCTGCTCGGCCCGGCACTGCTGCTCGCCGCCGACATCATCGGCCGGCTGATCGCCCCGCCCGGTGAGGTGCCCGCCGGCATCGTCACCGCCCTGATCGGCGCTCCGCTGCTGGCCCTGCTGGTCCGCCGGGCCCGGGTGGTGACCGCGTGA
- a CDS encoding histidine phosphatase family protein: protein MGVDIIFETHAMTTDDEAGRATGWLPGELSADGRRWARQLGERRRGDGLNVIFCSDLDRAVATVELAFLGVRIPVHRDTRLRECDFGDLNGAPLTEVLSRQAEHLDQPFPNGQGFRQVVDQAYGFLCDLAGAWDGRRVLVVAHPTNRWALEHLINGRPLTDPVAAPEHRPEGWAYALPSGWAGQRADDGG, encoded by the coding sequence ATGGGGGTCGACATCATCTTCGAGACGCACGCGATGACCACCGACGACGAGGCCGGACGGGCAACCGGCTGGCTGCCCGGTGAGCTGTCCGCGGACGGGCGGCGGTGGGCCAGGCAGCTCGGCGAACGCCGCCGGGGCGACGGGCTCAATGTGATCTTCTGTTCCGACCTCGATCGGGCGGTGGCCACCGTCGAGCTGGCGTTCCTCGGCGTCCGGATCCCGGTGCACCGGGACACCCGGCTGCGCGAGTGTGATTTCGGCGACCTCAACGGGGCGCCGCTGACCGAGGTGCTGTCCCGGCAGGCCGAGCACCTCGACCAGCCGTTCCCCAACGGGCAGGGCTTCCGGCAGGTGGTCGACCAGGCGTACGGCTTCCTGTGCGACCTGGCCGGCGCCTGGGACGGCCGCCGGGTGCTGGTGGTGGCTCATCCGACGAACCGGTGGGCCCTGGAACACCTGATCAACGGGCGGCCGTTGACGGACCCGGTGGCGGCGCCGGAGCACCGCCCGGAAGGCTGGGCGTACGCGCTGCCGTCGGGTTGGGCGGGACAGCGGGCGGACGACGGGGGATAA